DNA from Mesorhizobium sp. B2-1-1:
CTGGCTCGGCGAAGAAGCGATGCATAACCATGATCATCATGATCATCATGATCATGACGGGCATGACCACGGGCATGACCACGGGCACGGCCACGACCACGGGCACCGGCATGATCAGCGCATTCGCACCCACTCCCTGGTGCATGACGGCCCGGTGCCGTTCTCGGCCATCGAGATGTTCCTCGATCTTTTGCGCTCCACGCATGGCGAGCGCCTGCTGCGAATGAAGGGCGTCATCGAACTCGAGGAAGATCCGTCGCGGCCGCTGGTGGTGCATGGCGTGCAGAAAATCCTGCATCCGCCGGCTCGATTGCCGTCCTGGCCGGACGGCCAGCGCGGCACCCGGCTGGTGCTGATCACGCTCGACATGCCCGAAGACTATGTAAGGCGACTGTTTGCCGCCTTCACCAACCGGCCCTCGATCGACACGCCCGACCGCGCGGCGCTGGAGAACAATCCCCTGGCGATCGCGGGACGCTGACCTTTACGACAGCTATTCGCCGCGCTCGACCAGGAAGCGGTGACCGCCTGATATGGCGGATGTCTCTACGAGATGATGACCAGAGTCGGCGCAGAACGCCGGAATGTCGATAACGGCGAGCGGATCGGTCGTTTCCAGCCAGAGCCGGCTGCGGGGCCGCATCCCGGCCAGCCGCTTCTTCGCCTTCAGCACCGGCAAAGGGCAGTTCAGCCCCTTCAGATCGTAGACGGTGACGTCGGTCACGGCGAAAAATGTCAGCCGCCGAACATGCCGAGCAGCTTGTTCTTCAGCCTCGTCACGCGGCTCTCGTCGGCACTTGCGGCCTGCGTTTCGGCCGGCGGTGCGGGCTCGGCCGGCGCTTCGATCGTCGCGGTGGCGACAGGGGCTTCCTTGGCGGTCTTGGCCGCTTCCTTTTCGGCCAGCGCCTGCGCCTTGGCGGCTTCCTTTTCGGCCAGCGCTTGCGCCTTGGCCTGCTTGGCAGCTTCTATCGCGGCCAGCCGCTGCTCCTCGGCTTTTTGCTTCGCGGCCTTTTCGGCATCGAGCGCGGCCATCTTGCGGCCGGCGGGCGAATCGATGCGGCCCATGCGCGCCGTCTCGGTGACCGAGCCGTCCGAGTTGAGCGATGGCGGGTCGATCGGCACGCGCTCGCCGCGCGCACGGCGCTTGGACCAGTCGGAGACGATGCTGGCTTCCTTGATGCCGGCGATGGTGGGCTTGGGCGCCGGCGTGCTTGCCTTGAGGGCGCCGTTGAACGCAGCCTCATACGTGCTCTGATAAGCACTGTAGGCGCTTTTCAGCGAATCCGGCTGCGTGGACGCAGGGCAGGGGCCGGTCGGATTGAATGTGGTGCCTTCAGGAGCCACCTGGTTGAAGACGTAGCGCTTCTCGCAAACGTCGACTTTCGGCGGTACCTTGGTGATCTCGAAATTGTCGTAGCCGACCTTCAGCATCTTCCAGAATTCGTAATTCGGGTCGTTGCGGTAGCGCGCCATGTTGGCGGCGGTCATGCGGAACGGGAAGGCCTGGATCTGGAACTCGGTCTGGCCGCCCTGGAAGGCATCGCGGCCGAACGCATAGATCTGCTCGATCTGGGCATCGGTCATCGAATAGCAGCCCGAAGACGAGCAGGCGCCGTGCACCATCAGGTTGGAGCCGGTGCGGCCGTTGGCGCGGTCATAGGCGTTGGGATAGCCGATGTTGAAGGACAGATGGTAGTTCGAGCGCGGGTTCATCTGCGCCGGACGCACGGTATAAAAACCTTCCGGCGCCTGGCGGTCGCCCTCGGTGTATTTCGGCCCGAGCTTGCCCGACCATTTGCAGATATCGTAGCTGGCGACCATGTCGTAGCGGCCGTTGGTCTTGGCCTTCCAGATTTCGAGCTTGCCCTCTTCCTTGAAGATGCGCGCCATCACCGAGGAGGTGCGCACCATGCCCTTGGCCCTCATGTCGGCCAGGATCTTGTCGGGCAGGGGCTTGTTGGCCTCCGGGGCAAAATCCTTCATCGACGAATCATTGCAGCCGGCAACGGCTATCGCGGTGATGAGAA
Protein-coding regions in this window:
- a CDS encoding sulfurtransferase TusA family protein — encoded protein: MTDVTVYDLKGLNCPLPVLKAKKRLAGMRPRSRLWLETTDPLAVIDIPAFCADSGHHLVETSAISGGHRFLVERGE
- a CDS encoding L,D-transpeptidase family protein is translated as MFAKLARTGILITAIAVAGCNDSSMKDFAPEANKPLPDKILADMRAKGMVRTSSVMARIFKEEGKLEIWKAKTNGRYDMVASYDICKWSGKLGPKYTEGDRQAPEGFYTVRPAQMNPRSNYHLSFNIGYPNAYDRANGRTGSNLMVHGACSSSGCYSMTDAQIEQIYAFGRDAFQGGQTEFQIQAFPFRMTAANMARYRNDPNYEFWKMLKVGYDNFEITKVPPKVDVCEKRYVFNQVAPEGTTFNPTGPCPASTQPDSLKSAYSAYQSTYEAAFNGALKASTPAPKPTIAGIKEASIVSDWSKRRARGERVPIDPPSLNSDGSVTETARMGRIDSPAGRKMAALDAEKAAKQKAEEQRLAAIEAAKQAKAQALAEKEAAKAQALAEKEAAKTAKEAPVATATIEAPAEPAPPAETQAASADESRVTRLKNKLLGMFGG